In Phaseolus vulgaris cultivar G19833 chromosome 10, P. vulgaris v2.0, whole genome shotgun sequence, a single genomic region encodes these proteins:
- the LOC137816777 gene encoding uncharacterized protein produces the protein MRNPISVKEVQQLTGRMAALSRFVSAWGDKRDPYFQCLKRNSRFVWTKECEESFLKLKEYLASLPVLCKPQPGTPLRLYFAVTNRTISSVLIQEQDQGPIKGQVYDDFVVELSSEHTHQEEEGFRWVLSVDGSSNQQGSIAGVILEGPNGLLIEQALRFAFKACNNQAECEALIVGMLLAKEMGAKSLMAKSDSLLVTGKVTGEYQAKDPQMATYLQYVQILKETFAVFELVHVPREQNARADLLEKLTSSGKGGRQRTNIQETLRTPRTTIDITAEVQQISTSEGVKRSHQSLTQETLKTSRISTYTLSGEDLMQVCLVEGGETWMTPYRHYLADGILLLEPTGAKVVKKNSSKYTLIDEDLFRHGFTHPTLIRVSGE, from the exons ATGCGCAACCCGATCTCagtaaaggaggtgcagcagttgacagggcggatggccgctCTGTCTAGATTTGTGTCAGCATGGGGAGATAAGAGggatccctatttccagtgcctcaaaagAAATAGCAGGTTCGTCTGGACCAAGGAGTGCGAGGAATCCTTCCTCAAGTTAAAGGAATACTTGGCTAGCCTGCCAGTATTGTGCAAGCCACAACCAGGAACCCCGCTTCGCTTGTACTTCGCAGTCACAAATCGGACGATCAGTTCGGTACTGATCCAGGAGCAGGATCAG GGACCTATCAAAGGCCAGGTCTATGATGACTTTGtagtagagctctcctcggAACACACGCACCAAGAGGAAGAAGGTTTCAGGTGGGTCCTCTCGGTAGATGGATCCTCTAACCAACAGGGTAGCATAGCTGgtgtcattttggaaggaccaaatggtttgttgattgagcaggccctgcggtttgctttcaaggcctgtaacaatcaggcggagtgtGAGGCCCTGATAGTTGGAATGCTGCTagctaaggagatgggggcaAAGAGTTTGATGGCGAAGAGTGACTCCCTGTTGGTAACAGGGAAAGTTACGGGAGAGTACCAGGccaaggacccccagatggccaCATACCTACAGTATGTCCAGATCCTGAAGGAGACTTTCGCGGTGTTCGAGTTAGTACATGTCCctcgagaacagaatgcccgagctgacttgctagaaAAGCTcaccagttcaggcaaggggggcaggcagaggacaaACATACAGGAGACCCTGAGGACACCTCGAACCACCATAGACATCACAGCAGAAGTCCAACAGATAAGCACCTCAGAAGGTGTTAAGAGAAGTCATCAGTCATTGACTCAAGAAACCCTGAAAACGTCTAGAATAAGCACATACACGTTATCAGGGGAAGATTTAATGCAGGTTTGCCTAGTTGAAGGAGGcgaaacctggatgacaccctaccGACACTACTTGGCTGATGGGATACTCCTGCTGGAACCCACAGGGGCCAAAGTAGtcaagaagaattctagcaaatACACCCTGATCGACGAGGATTTGTTCAGACATGGGTTTACTCACCCTACCCTGATACGTGTAAGTGGTGAGTAG